A single Tenacibaculum sp. 190524A02b DNA region contains:
- a CDS encoding adenylosuccinate lyase produces the protein MSLEFTISVLENMNNPTKVNRNHAANIVLNTPELIEYLLKITMNVDDKLSIKASWVLEWICTNHSIDYLHPYMDFFVQNISKVHFDSAVRPCAKICEHLAVAYTSKKENETKIVLTQEHIDLIIETGFDWLITDQKIAVRAYTMNTLYLFGLHKDWVHAELKHLVSTKIIHESKGCEARGKKILGLITNNSLS, from the coding sequence ATGAGTCTTGAATTTACAATTTCTGTTTTAGAAAATATGAACAACCCTACAAAAGTTAATCGTAATCATGCTGCAAATATTGTATTAAACACCCCTGAATTAATAGAATACTTACTTAAAATCACTATGAATGTTGATGATAAGCTATCTATTAAAGCTTCTTGGGTATTGGAATGGATTTGTACTAACCATAGCATTGACTACTTACATCCTTATATGGATTTTTTTGTTCAAAACATTTCTAAAGTTCATTTTGATAGCGCAGTTAGACCTTGTGCTAAAATTTGTGAGCATTTAGCTGTTGCCTATACTTCTAAAAAAGAAAATGAAACTAAAATAGTATTAACCCAAGAACATATTGATTTAATTATTGAAACTGGTTTTGATTGGTTAATCACAGATCAAAAAATTGCTGTACGAGCTTACACAATGAATACGCTGTATCTTTTTGGTTTACATAAAGATTGGGTACATGCCGAATTAAAACATTTAGTCAGTACCAAAATTATACATGAAAGTAAGGGTTGTGAAGCGCGTGGCAAAAAAATTCTTGGGTTAATTACTAATAATTCATTAAGTTAG
- a CDS encoding sterol desaturase family protein, translated as METLVHYFETIPSSHRSLILVGGITFFWLLESAVPLFNFKYNKWKHAFPNLFFTLTTIIINFVLAFFLLKTSDWTVANKFGLLNWLPEMPLWLYVILGVLFLDFFGAYLAHLVEHKVKPLWMVHLVHHSDHKVDTTTANRHHPIESVIRFIFTLLGVFVIGAPIAIIMMYQSMSVIFTQLTHANIKMPRKLDKFLSYILVSPDMHKVHHHNLLPYTDSNYGNIFSIWDRLLGTYMELDRDEIVYGVDTFPDEKKNSDLIELLKQPFQGYRKPTNL; from the coding sequence TTGGAAACCTTAGTACATTATTTTGAAACAATTCCTTCAAGTCATAGAAGTTTAATTCTTGTTGGCGGAATTACTTTTTTTTGGCTGTTAGAGAGTGCGGTACCTTTATTTAATTTTAAGTACAACAAATGGAAACATGCTTTTCCAAATCTATTCTTCACATTAACAACTATCATAATTAATTTTGTATTGGCGTTTTTTTTATTAAAAACATCAGATTGGACAGTGGCTAATAAATTTGGACTGTTAAACTGGTTGCCTGAAATGCCATTGTGGTTATATGTAATTTTAGGAGTATTGTTTTTAGATTTTTTTGGCGCTTATTTAGCGCATTTGGTAGAACATAAAGTAAAACCATTGTGGATGGTTCATTTAGTGCATCATTCAGATCATAAAGTAGATACTACGACTGCAAATAGACATCATCCAATTGAGAGTGTAATTCGCTTTATATTTACATTACTAGGCGTATTTGTTATTGGAGCACCTATAGCAATTATTATGATGTATCAATCTATGTCTGTTATATTTACTCAATTAACACATGCTAATATAAAAATGCCTAGAAAATTAGATAAATTTTTAAGCTACATACTAGTATCGCCAGATATGCATAAAGTTCACCACCATAATTTATTACCTTATACAGATAGTAATTATGGGAATATATTTTCTATATGGGATCGACTGCTAGGAACTTATATGGAATTAGATAGAGATGAAATAGTATATGGAGTTGATACTTTTCCTGATGAAAAAAAGAATTCTGATTTAATAGAGCTGTTAAAGCAGCCATTCCAAGGATATAGAAAGCCTACAAACTTGTAG
- a CDS encoding porin family protein, with translation MKKVLLLCAVLSVNYIFSQEIKYGIKGGINSSNFSQKHTSFTGFSPGYISGGKVGFQAGFFVEIPLSEKFSLQPELIYSRLRGNNTKSLQLMSSAGDFTTGHLKGVEKYSFLELPIMLKYNIFKKFNLEFGPQLQYTLAARVDEDLYVEGEKVQQFGGYDFEKNSSRSILGEFSKLNFGLNFGASYDINKNIFIQGRYNLGLTKFNESFRESFSLKNSNVQISLGYRF, from the coding sequence ATGAAAAAAGTTTTATTGCTATGCGCAGTATTATCAGTTAACTACATTTTTTCTCAAGAAATTAAATATGGAATAAAAGGAGGAATTAATTCTTCTAATTTTTCACAAAAACATACGAGCTTTACTGGTTTTTCACCAGGATACATAAGTGGCGGTAAAGTAGGTTTTCAAGCTGGTTTTTTTGTAGAAATTCCCTTAAGTGAAAAATTTTCCTTACAACCCGAATTGATTTATTCCAGACTGAGAGGAAATAATACTAAAAGCTTACAATTAATGTCGTCAGCAGGTGACTTTACGACAGGTCATTTAAAAGGAGTAGAGAAGTATTCCTTTTTAGAATTACCAATAATGTTAAAGTACAATATTTTTAAAAAATTTAATTTAGAGTTTGGACCTCAGTTACAATATACATTGGCTGCTAGAGTAGACGAAGATTTATACGTTGAAGGAGAAAAAGTTCAGCAGTTTGGGGGGTATGATTTTGAGAAAAATAGCTCAAGAAGTATATTGGGGGAGTTTAGTAAACTTAATTTTGGATTAAACTTTGGCGCTTCTTATGACATAAATAAAAATATATTTATACAAGGAAGATATAATTTAGGGTTAACTAAGTTTAATGAAAGTTTTAGGGAGTCTTTTTCTCTAAAGAATTCAAATGTTCAAATATCCTTAGGATATAGGTTCTAA
- a CDS encoding toxin-antitoxin system YwqK family antitoxin yields MINIKRILPLLLIGVIFFTKNVYSQKINQFDANGKRTGVWKKLYKNGEIRYQGQFKNGKEVGVFKFYSITSPSQPVIIKEFSETSDKALVSFYTSLGKLKSKGSMIGKNRVGKWLYYFPNGKVISEENYVDGKLDGVLKNYYGNGKTTEETYYKQGKKDGVSKIYTEDGILIEELNYVGGKLNGVGKYFDLKGNLKEKGMYKDGKRAGEWEFYIDGVLVTDKEEKRKTKKLGRFKK; encoded by the coding sequence ATGATAAATATAAAAAGGATATTACCATTACTGCTTATTGGTGTTATATTTTTTACCAAGAATGTTTATTCTCAGAAGATAAATCAGTTTGATGCGAATGGTAAAAGAACTGGTGTTTGGAAAAAACTTTATAAAAATGGAGAAATAAGGTATCAAGGTCAGTTTAAAAATGGTAAAGAAGTAGGAGTGTTTAAGTTTTATTCAATTACATCGCCTTCTCAACCTGTAATAATTAAAGAGTTTTCTGAAACTTCAGATAAAGCTTTGGTTTCTTTCTATACTTCATTAGGAAAGCTTAAAAGTAAAGGGAGTATGATAGGGAAAAATAGAGTAGGAAAATGGTTGTATTATTTTCCTAATGGAAAAGTAATTTCAGAAGAAAACTATGTAGATGGTAAGTTAGATGGAGTTTTGAAGAATTATTATGGAAATGGGAAAACTACCGAAGAAACATACTATAAGCAAGGAAAAAAGGATGGAGTTTCTAAAATATATACTGAAGATGGAATTTTAATAGAGGAACTTAACTATGTTGGAGGAAAGTTGAATGGAGTAGGAAAGTATTTTGATTTAAAAGGAAACTTAAAAGAAAAAGGAATGTATAAAGATGGAAAGAGAGCAGGAGAATGGGAGTTTTACATTGATGGAGTTTTAGTTACAGATAAGGAAGAAAAAAGAAAAACTAAAAAATTAGGTAGGTTCAAAAAATAA